In a genomic window of Roseiflexus castenholzii DSM 13941:
- the tmk gene encoding dTMP kinase, whose amino-acid sequence MSLFVTFEGPEGSGKSTQARLLYESLYARRYPVILTREPGGTRIGDLIRRIVLDLQHTEMAPTTETLLFSAARAQLVSEVIRPYLEQGGIVLCDRYADSTYAYQGYGLGRDLAELRTITAAATGGLRPDITFYLDISAEDGLERKRRKHPGARLMGQRGVDQEWNRLDARELEYHQRVEAGYRALIAQDPERWRVLDARQSIEALAEQIAAIVEPYLASIPQLEAVPYS is encoded by the coding sequence ATGAGCCTCTTCGTTACATTTGAGGGTCCTGAAGGGAGCGGCAAAAGCACGCAGGCGCGGTTGCTCTATGAATCGTTGTACGCGCGTCGCTATCCGGTCATTCTGACGCGAGAGCCGGGGGGGACGCGGATCGGTGACCTGATCCGCCGGATCGTTCTGGACCTCCAGCATACCGAGATGGCGCCAACGACCGAAACATTGCTCTTTTCGGCAGCGCGGGCGCAACTCGTCAGCGAGGTCATTCGTCCGTACCTGGAACAGGGCGGCATTGTGCTGTGCGACCGGTATGCCGATTCGACCTATGCCTACCAGGGGTATGGGCTGGGGCGCGATCTGGCGGAGTTGCGCACGATTACTGCGGCGGCGACGGGTGGCCTGCGCCCTGATATTACGTTTTATCTCGACATCAGCGCCGAAGACGGACTGGAACGAAAACGCCGGAAGCATCCCGGCGCGCGTCTGATGGGTCAGCGCGGCGTCGATCAGGAATGGAACCGCCTTGATGCGCGAGAACTGGAGTATCATCAACGGGTGGAAGCGGGGTACCGCGCGTTGATTGCCCAGGACCCTGAGCGCTGGCGGGTGCTTGATGCACGGCAGTCGATCGAGGCGCTGGCAGAGCAGATCGCGGCGATTGTCGAGCCGTATCTGGCGTCGATTCCGCAGTTGGAAGCCGTGCCGTACTCTTGA
- a CDS encoding DsbA family protein: protein MNDNMLPDDHRRLRTGALYAALLLIALALLVACGPEAPQAIDPPSVTRQAVVALPTATRQTVVVRPTDSERPRPSGVTPVPAPTDVPERAPSFDGDPRTMGDPDAPIVVVEFSDFQCPFCASFSREVRPLIEERYVSTGKVRFVYRDFPLMSIHPGALLAAHVANCAGDQGAFWEMHNRIFAGMEQREWASGDAGDFRTFLKYADELNLDTAQVQQCVESNRHGPRIQEDIQAAQRAGVRSTPSFLINGQLLVGAQPFEVWERMFETILNSQ, encoded by the coding sequence ATGAACGATAATATGCTGCCAGACGATCATCGTCGCCTGCGTACAGGCGCGCTGTATGCCGCACTGTTGCTGATTGCGCTGGCGCTGCTGGTTGCGTGTGGTCCCGAAGCGCCGCAGGCAATCGATCCTCCTTCTGTAACTCGCCAGGCGGTTGTGGCGCTGCCTACCGCAACACGCCAGACTGTTGTCGTGCGTCCGACCGATAGCGAGCGACCTCGTCCATCTGGTGTGACGCCGGTTCCGGCGCCAACCGATGTTCCTGAGCGTGCTCCGTCCTTTGATGGTGATCCGCGCACAATGGGCGATCCAGACGCGCCAATTGTCGTAGTGGAGTTCAGTGATTTTCAATGCCCCTTCTGCGCCTCGTTCTCGCGCGAGGTCCGACCGCTCATCGAGGAGCGATATGTCAGTACGGGCAAGGTGCGCTTCGTCTATCGCGATTTCCCGCTCATGAGCATCCATCCGGGAGCGCTGCTTGCGGCGCACGTCGCTAACTGCGCCGGTGATCAGGGCGCGTTCTGGGAGATGCATAATCGGATTTTTGCGGGCATGGAGCAACGGGAATGGGCATCGGGCGATGCTGGCGATTTTCGCACGTTCCTGAAGTATGCCGATGAGTTGAATCTCGATACTGCTCAGGTGCAACAGTGTGTCGAGAGCAATCGTCACGGACCGCGCATCCAGGAGGATATTCAGGCAGCGCAGCGGGCAGGCGTTCGCAGTACGCCGTCATTCCTCATTAATGGGCAATTGCTGGTGGGTGCGCAGCCCTTCGAGGTTTGGGAACGGATGTTTGAGACTATTCTCAACAGTCAATAG
- a CDS encoding zinc ribbon domain-containing protein, translated as MDIRGIIANVAPLVSVLAWILLAYLILLWAASVLWTYRDIHSRSEDVAVQVLAVTLALVLPFGGVLLHLILRPRQTLTQKYERMLEEEYLRRNLEDPHVCPTCQRPVEPDFILCPHCQTALRRRCGSCGRVIDLAWSICPYCGDDGTGVLQRPSYRQRVETEHAQLYER; from the coding sequence TTGGATATTCGTGGAATTATTGCCAATGTTGCGCCGCTCGTGTCGGTGCTGGCGTGGATATTGCTGGCGTACCTGATCCTGCTCTGGGCAGCATCGGTGTTGTGGACGTACCGCGATATTCATAGCCGAAGCGAGGATGTGGCGGTGCAGGTGCTGGCGGTGACGCTGGCTCTGGTGCTGCCGTTTGGTGGCGTCTTACTGCACTTGATCTTGCGCCCACGCCAGACGCTGACACAAAAATATGAACGGATGCTCGAAGAAGAGTATCTGCGCCGCAATCTCGAAGACCCCCACGTCTGCCCGACATGCCAGCGACCTGTCGAACCGGATTTTATTCTCTGCCCCCATTGCCAGACGGCGCTGCGTCGCCGTTGCGGCTCGTGTGGTCGCGTCATCGACCTTGCCTGGAGCATCTGTCCCTATTGTGGCGATGATGGCACGGGTGTGTTGCAACGCCCCAGTTATCGCCAGCGTGTCGAAACCGAGCATGCGCAACTGTATGAACGATAA
- the pdxT gene encoding pyridoxal 5'-phosphate synthase glutaminase subunit PdxT, producing the protein MTVGILALQGDFREHEEMLRRIGAPTLQVRLPKHLDRVERLIIPGGESTTIGKLLAMYGLIEPLRARVREGMPIWGTCAGAILMAQRIADGRADQPSLRLMAVTARRNAFGSQLESFEIDLPVEALGGESLRMVFIRAPVLEDLGDDVTPLARLEDGRVVAARQANMLATCFHPELTSDERMHRYFLEM; encoded by the coding sequence ATGACGGTAGGAATTCTGGCGCTTCAGGGGGATTTCCGCGAGCACGAAGAGATGCTACGGCGCATTGGCGCGCCGACCCTCCAGGTGCGGTTGCCAAAACATCTCGACCGGGTCGAGCGGTTGATCATTCCCGGCGGCGAAAGCACCACGATCGGCAAGTTGCTGGCGATGTATGGGTTGATCGAGCCGCTGCGCGCGCGTGTGCGCGAGGGGATGCCGATCTGGGGGACGTGCGCTGGCGCGATTCTGATGGCGCAGCGCATCGCTGATGGGCGCGCCGATCAGCCGTCGTTGCGCCTGATGGCGGTGACGGCGCGGCGCAATGCCTTTGGTAGTCAGCTCGAAAGTTTCGAGATCGATCTGCCGGTCGAAGCGTTGGGCGGCGAGTCGCTGCGGATGGTGTTCATTCGCGCACCGGTGCTCGAGGATTTGGGCGACGATGTGACACCGCTGGCGCGACTCGAAGATGGGCGCGTCGTCGCTGCGCGCCAGGCGAATATGCTGGCGACCTGTTTTCATCCAGAATTGACATCGGATGAACGAATGCACCGCTATTTTCTGGAGATGTGA
- a CDS encoding P1 family peptidase: MSPSITDVSGVLVGHAQDGAALTGCTVVLAPEGAVGAVDVRGGAPGTRETDLLAPVATVDMVHAVALCGGSAFGLAAATGVVQWLSEQGIGFPTGVRPVPIVPAAVIFDLAIGDADRFPDAAMGYAACSAAGASVSEGCVGAGIGATVGKIRGMQYAMKSGVGTWSERLVDGVVVGALAVCNAFGDVYDERSGRLLAGARADDGSFVDAMALLRGAGPALLWSAASEGQNTTLAVIATDARLTKAEATKVAQMAQDALARTIRPVHTPFDGDTVFVLATGRRASPGVLPLGAIAAEVLARAIERSVTQAWSLGGVPGMRRDAGGERREG, from the coding sequence ATGAGTCCTTCGATAACCGATGTTTCGGGTGTTCTGGTGGGGCACGCACAGGACGGTGCAGCGTTGACCGGGTGTACAGTTGTGCTCGCGCCCGAAGGGGCGGTCGGTGCAGTGGATGTTCGTGGCGGCGCTCCAGGGACGCGCGAGACCGATCTGCTCGCGCCGGTTGCAACCGTCGATATGGTGCATGCCGTGGCACTGTGTGGCGGGAGCGCCTTCGGTCTGGCGGCAGCCACCGGTGTGGTGCAGTGGCTCTCTGAACAGGGAATTGGTTTCCCGACCGGGGTTCGTCCGGTGCCAATCGTGCCGGCTGCCGTGATCTTCGATCTTGCGATTGGCGACGCAGATCGTTTCCCCGATGCTGCGATGGGGTATGCGGCGTGTAGCGCTGCCGGCGCGTCGGTGAGCGAGGGATGTGTCGGCGCAGGCATTGGCGCGACGGTAGGGAAAATTCGTGGCATGCAGTACGCGATGAAATCCGGCGTCGGTACGTGGAGCGAACGCCTGGTGGATGGCGTGGTCGTGGGTGCGCTGGCGGTTTGCAATGCGTTTGGCGATGTGTACGATGAGCGGAGTGGTCGTCTGCTGGCGGGGGCGCGCGCTGACGATGGTTCGTTCGTCGATGCAATGGCGCTGCTACGTGGCGCAGGTCCGGCGTTGCTGTGGTCGGCGGCATCGGAAGGGCAGAATACCACCCTGGCGGTGATTGCGACCGATGCGCGTCTGACGAAAGCGGAAGCGACGAAGGTGGCGCAGATGGCGCAGGATGCGCTGGCGCGAACAATTCGCCCGGTGCATACGCCGTTCGATGGCGATACCGTCTTTGTGCTCGCTACCGGGAGGCGCGCGTCACCGGGGGTGTTGCCGCTTGGCGCCATCGCTGCCGAGGTTCTGGCGCGCGCCATTGAACGCAGTGTGACGCAGGCGTGGTCGCTCGGCGGTGTGCCTGGGATGAGGCGAGACGCGGGAGGCGAGAGGCGAGAGGGGTGA
- a CDS encoding cyclic-di-AMP receptor, whose amino-acid sequence MKLIIAVVQRQDAGDLIEALTAAGHRVTRISSEGGFLREGNVTLLIAAEDYQVDPILKIVREHCYTRTRYVSPLPPVAESGEFYPPTPVEVQVGGATVFVLRAADVRRLTPSEPR is encoded by the coding sequence ATGAAACTGATCATCGCCGTTGTGCAACGGCAGGATGCCGGGGACCTGATCGAGGCGCTGACGGCGGCCGGCCATCGGGTGACTCGCATCAGCAGCGAGGGCGGATTTCTGCGCGAAGGGAATGTGACTCTCCTGATTGCTGCCGAGGATTATCAGGTGGACCCGATTCTGAAGATTGTGCGTGAACACTGTTATACGCGGACGCGGTATGTGTCGCCGTTGCCGCCGGTTGCGGAGTCGGGCGAGTTCTATCCGCCAACGCCGGTGGAGGTGCAGGTTGGTGGCGCGACCGTTTTTGTCTTGCGCGCTGCTGACGTGCGTCGCCTGACGCCATCAGAGCCTCGCTGA
- the pdxS gene encoding pyridoxal 5'-phosphate synthase lyase subunit PdxS: MDKSTWTTKVGLAQMLKGGVIMDVVTPEQARIAEEAGAVAVMALERVPADIRAQGGVARMSDPELILAIKEAVTIPVMAKARIGHFVEAQVLEALGIDYIDESEVLTPADEEHHINKHKFRIPFVCGCRNLGEGLRRVAEGAAMLRTKGEAGTGNVVEAVRHARAVYSEIRRLQTMDEDELFTYAKNIQAPYELVRQVAESGRLPVVNFAAGGIATPADAALLMQLGVDGVFVGSGIFKSGDPARRARAIVAATTHYNEPEIIAEVSRGLGEAMVGIEIGKIPRDQLMAGRGW, encoded by the coding sequence ATGGATAAGTCGACCTGGACGACAAAGGTCGGCCTGGCACAGATGCTCAAGGGCGGCGTCATCATGGACGTAGTGACGCCGGAGCAGGCGCGGATTGCCGAAGAAGCTGGCGCAGTGGCGGTAATGGCGCTGGAGCGGGTTCCTGCCGATATTCGGGCGCAGGGCGGTGTGGCGCGGATGAGCGACCCGGAGCTTATTCTGGCAATCAAAGAAGCAGTCACTATTCCGGTGATGGCGAAAGCACGCATCGGGCACTTTGTCGAGGCGCAGGTTTTAGAGGCGCTGGGGATCGACTATATCGACGAGAGTGAAGTGCTGACGCCGGCGGACGAAGAGCATCACATCAACAAGCACAAGTTCCGCATCCCGTTTGTGTGCGGCTGCCGCAACCTGGGCGAAGGATTGCGCCGCGTGGCGGAAGGCGCCGCGATGTTGCGCACCAAGGGTGAAGCCGGCACGGGAAATGTCGTCGAGGCGGTGCGCCATGCGCGCGCGGTCTATAGCGAAATTCGCCGCCTGCAAACGATGGATGAAGACGAACTCTTTACCTATGCCAAGAACATCCAGGCGCCATACGAATTGGTGCGCCAGGTGGCGGAGAGCGGGAGGTTGCCGGTCGTGAACTTTGCCGCTGGCGGCATCGCAACGCCTGCCGATGCAGCGTTGCTCATGCAGTTGGGTGTGGATGGCGTGTTTGTCGGTTCGGGCATCTTCAAGTCGGGCGATCCGGCGCGGCGCGCGCGCGCTATCGTTGCTGCAACGACGCACTATAACGAACCGGAGATCATCGCCGAAGTCAGCCGTGGGCTTGGCGAGGCGATGGTGGGAATCGAGATCGGCAAGATTCCGCGCGATCAGTTGATGGCGGGGCGTGGCTGGTAG
- a CDS encoding R3H domain-containing nucleic acid-binding protein has protein sequence MAIQRDITSNIELLLETLPPPIRQAIEAGPDDQEDLLEVIMDLGRLPEARYRNHERFLSNHEVTQEDIDYVIARIGAFGEDNRAGIPRTLHRISAIRNRTGRVIGLTCRVGRAVFGTITILRDLIESGKSVLLLGRPGVGKTTMLRETARVLAEELRKRVVIVDTSNEIAGDGDIPHPGIGRARRMQVPRPSEQHAVMIEAVENHMPEVIVIDEIGTELEALAARTIAERGVQLIGTAHGQTLENLLSNPTLSDLIGGIQAVTLGDEEARRRGTQKTVLERKAPPTFDILVEIQNWDQVTVYPDVASAVDNLLRAESPRAEVRRRAADGQIEVVSVSAVEQHIQTMPGMRRGGGRERGERGARSSAMLAPTQAGMAPQRIYPFGVSRDRLERAIATLHVPATIVRDMGEATMVMTLKNYYRQGAQRVRQAEERGVPVYVLRNNTLAQMERQLADVFNISLNDNGAQRSAERDDDEAMTEALLEVETAITQVLNGERSSVELQPQSSYVRRLQHQMAERYNLQSESRGREPNRRVKIFR, from the coding sequence ATGGCAATACAACGGGATATTACCAGCAATATCGAATTGCTTCTCGAGACGCTTCCGCCGCCTATCCGTCAGGCAATTGAGGCGGGTCCCGACGATCAGGAGGACCTGCTGGAAGTGATTATGGATCTTGGGCGCCTTCCGGAAGCGCGCTACCGCAACCACGAACGTTTTCTGAGCAACCACGAAGTGACCCAGGAAGATATCGACTACGTGATTGCCCGCATCGGCGCCTTCGGTGAGGACAACCGCGCCGGGATTCCGCGCACACTGCACCGCATTTCGGCAATTCGCAATCGCACGGGGCGCGTGATCGGGTTGACATGCCGCGTGGGGCGTGCGGTCTTTGGCACAATTACCATTCTGCGCGATCTGATCGAGTCTGGGAAGAGCGTGCTCCTTCTGGGTCGTCCGGGCGTCGGCAAAACTACCATGCTGCGTGAAACGGCGCGGGTGCTGGCAGAAGAGCTGCGCAAGCGCGTGGTGATTGTCGATACGTCGAATGAGATTGCGGGCGATGGTGATATTCCGCATCCCGGCATCGGTCGGGCGCGTCGTATGCAGGTGCCGCGCCCGTCGGAACAGCATGCGGTGATGATCGAGGCGGTCGAAAATCATATGCCGGAAGTGATCGTCATCGATGAAATCGGCACAGAACTCGAGGCGTTGGCAGCGCGTACCATTGCGGAACGTGGCGTGCAGTTGATCGGCACGGCGCATGGTCAGACGCTCGAAAACCTGCTGTCGAACCCAACCCTTTCGGACCTGATCGGCGGTATTCAGGCAGTGACGCTTGGCGATGAGGAGGCGCGCCGTCGCGGGACGCAGAAGACGGTGCTCGAACGCAAGGCGCCGCCAACGTTCGATATCCTGGTCGAAATTCAGAATTGGGATCAGGTGACGGTCTATCCCGATGTTGCAAGCGCCGTCGATAACCTCTTGCGCGCCGAGTCGCCGCGCGCCGAGGTGCGCCGCCGCGCTGCCGATGGTCAGATTGAGGTCGTTTCGGTCTCCGCCGTCGAGCAGCATATTCAGACGATGCCGGGCATGCGGCGTGGCGGCGGGCGTGAGCGCGGGGAGCGGGGCGCGCGCTCGTCGGCGATGCTCGCACCGACGCAGGCTGGCATGGCGCCGCAGCGCATCTATCCGTTTGGCGTCAGTCGCGATCGCCTGGAGCGGGCGATTGCCACACTGCATGTGCCGGCGACGATTGTGCGCGATATGGGCGAAGCGACGATGGTTATGACGTTGAAAAATTACTATCGCCAGGGGGCGCAGCGCGTGCGTCAGGCGGAAGAGCGCGGTGTGCCGGTTTATGTGTTGCGCAACAATACCCTGGCGCAGATGGAGCGTCAACTGGCTGATGTGTTCAATATCAGTCTGAACGACAATGGCGCCCAACGCTCTGCTGAGCGCGACGACGATGAGGCGATGACGGAAGCCTTGCTGGAGGTTGAAACTGCGATTACGCAGGTGCTGAACGGTGAGCGTTCGTCGGTCGAATTACAGCCGCAGAGCAGCTACGTTCGCCGTTTGCAGCATCAGATGGCGGAACGGTACAATCTCCAGTCGGAAAGTCGCGGGCGCGAGCCGAATCGTCGGGTGAAAATCTTTCGTTAG